Proteins found in one Chloroflexota bacterium genomic segment:
- a CDS encoding GAF domain-containing protein, translated as MPNPSETDVALTVIKRLRWLWLGSALVLLVGVGFLLWVGTAKQPFSLIVVLLFAAWSLIWLMLSTWLYRQIAQHLNRTILPVVRDHPLLNEQISQAKAALVAAQDQYSSHTSQLIDSILPLGVQLVSEDDVEHLFHTIVTTAKQLASADACTLYLRTSTQTLRPVTMQTDSLKINLNAFDQQLPIPALALYDNQGQPIVRTITAATVHRGVSHNVIDVYGSDSYDFSGPQAFDMAMNYHSMSLLTVPLKDSTTEVIGVLQLINCIDRAQHTIVPFSPEVQQKVEVLASLVAAALVVNDKQLPDV; from the coding sequence ATGCCAAATCCGTCTGAAACTGATGTAGCCTTGACGGTGATCAAACGTTTGCGCTGGCTGTGGCTTGGTTCGGCCTTGGTGCTATTAGTCGGTGTGGGCTTTTTATTATGGGTTGGCACGGCCAAACAGCCATTTTCATTAATCGTTGTACTCTTATTTGCCGCTTGGTCGTTGATTTGGCTTATGCTCAGCACGTGGCTCTATCGTCAAATTGCCCAACATCTGAATCGAACGATCCTGCCTGTGGTGCGCGATCATCCTTTGTTGAACGAGCAAATTAGCCAAGCCAAAGCGGCCTTGGTGGCGGCGCAAGATCAATATTCCTCACATACCTCCCAGTTGATCGACTCGATTTTGCCCTTGGGTGTGCAATTGGTCAGCGAAGATGATGTTGAGCATTTGTTTCACACAATTGTAACGACCGCCAAACAACTGGCATCAGCTGATGCCTGTACTTTGTATTTGCGCACCTCGACCCAAACTCTGCGTCCAGTTACTATGCAAACTGATTCATTGAAGATTAATTTGAATGCTTTTGATCAACAATTACCAATTCCAGCTTTGGCATTGTACGATAATCAAGGCCAGCCGATTGTACGCACGATTACTGCGGCCACGGTACATCGTGGGGTTTCGCATAACGTGATCGATGTCTATGGCAGCGATTCATATGATTTTTCTGGCCCGCAAGCCTTTGATATGGCCATGAACTATCATTCAATGTCGTTGTTGACCGTGCCGCTGAAAGATAGCACGACCGAGGTGATCGGCGTTTTACAATTGATCAACTGTATTGATCGAGCGCAACATACGATTGTACCGTTCAGTCCTGAAGTTCAGCAAAAAGTTGAGGTGTTGGCTAGCCTTGTCGCCGCTGCCTTGGTGGTCAACGATAAGCAATTACCCGATGTTTAA
- the gpmI gene encoding 2,3-bisphosphoglycerate-independent phosphoglycerate mutase, translating to MTTPRPVLLAIMDGWGLAPAGPGNGVSLANTPNVDHWMATCPTTQLHASGLDVGLPEGQIGNSEVGHLNIGAGLVVYQDSTRISESIKSGEFFANPAFLEAVQIVKERGTNMHLIGLIGRGGVHAYDIHLAGLLQLMAQQGVNRTYIHAFMDGRDTLPQSGLGYMRELQQTIAQIGVGQVASVIGRYYAMDRDKRWERVGTAYAAMVEGVGHTASDPISAIEQAYLRDARGDEFIEATVITDSAGLALPRINAGDVVICFNFRADRVRQITRALMQPDLNTMIQEWYANQAEQGLQLPTTIWQRPEQVPNLHYVTMTQYDATFPYAIAYPPHYITEPLAKVIADAGKRQYHSAETEKYPHVTFFLNGRREEPFAGEDRVMAASPKVATYDLQPEMSAEEVAAKLLDAVNSQVYDFLVVNFANPDMVGHTGVIPAVVKACETVDRCLGQVVPAVVAQGGAAILIADHGNAEQMIDPQTGGPHTAHTTNLVPCILVADPATGLTREQISLRAGGRLADLAPTILDLLGLQKAAAMTGTSLIEPK from the coding sequence ATGACAACACCGCGTCCTGTGTTGTTAGCCATAATGGATGGTTGGGGTTTGGCTCCGGCTGGCCCTGGCAACGGCGTTAGTTTAGCCAACACTCCCAATGTTGATCATTGGATGGCGACCTGCCCAACCACCCAACTGCATGCCTCTGGCCTTGATGTTGGCTTGCCCGAAGGCCAAATTGGCAACAGTGAAGTCGGCCACTTGAATATCGGCGCTGGATTGGTGGTCTATCAAGATTCCACGCGCATCAGCGAATCGATCAAATCTGGTGAGTTTTTTGCGAATCCAGCGTTTCTCGAAGCTGTCCAAATCGTCAAAGAACGTGGCACAAATATGCACTTGATCGGCTTGATTGGCCGGGGTGGCGTGCATGCCTACGATATTCATCTCGCAGGGTTGTTGCAATTGATGGCTCAGCAAGGGGTCAATCGTACCTACATTCATGCTTTTATGGATGGCCGCGATACCTTGCCACAAAGTGGCCTTGGCTATATGCGAGAGTTGCAACAAACGATTGCCCAAATCGGTGTTGGCCAAGTGGCGAGCGTCATTGGCCGCTATTATGCCATGGATCGCGATAAGCGCTGGGAGCGCGTCGGCACTGCTTATGCCGCAATGGTCGAAGGCGTTGGCCACACTGCCAGCGATCCAATCAGTGCGATCGAGCAAGCGTATTTGCGCGATGCTCGCGGCGATGAATTTATCGAAGCCACGGTCATCACCGATAGCGCTGGCCTGGCCTTACCACGGATCAACGCTGGCGATGTGGTGATTTGTTTCAATTTCCGCGCCGATCGGGTACGCCAAATTACCCGTGCCTTGATGCAGCCCGATCTCAACACCATGATCCAAGAATGGTATGCCAACCAAGCCGAACAAGGCTTGCAACTGCCGACCACGATTTGGCAACGACCTGAGCAAGTGCCAAATCTGCATTATGTCACCATGACCCAGTATGATGCGACATTCCCGTATGCAATTGCCTATCCGCCGCATTACATCACTGAGCCATTGGCCAAAGTGATCGCCGATGCTGGCAAGCGTCAATATCACAGCGCCGAAACCGAAAAATACCCCCACGTCACCTTCTTCTTGAATGGGCGGCGTGAGGAGCCTTTTGCTGGCGAGGATCGGGTGATGGCGGCCTCGCCCAAAGTCGCAACCTACGATCTTCAGCCTGAAATGAGTGCCGAAGAAGTTGCCGCCAAATTACTCGATGCGGTTAATAGCCAAGTCTACGATTTCTTGGTGGTCAACTTTGCCAATCCCGATATGGTCGGCCATACCGGAGTGATTCCGGCGGTGGTCAAAGCCTGCGAAACTGTTGATCGTTGCTTGGGCCAAGTTGTGCCAGCCGTGGTTGCACAAGGCGGCGCAGCCATCTTGATCGCCGACCATGGCAATGCTGAACAGATGATTGATCCGCAAACAGGCGGCCCACACACGGCCCACACCACCAACCTTGTGCCATGTATTTTGGTCGCCGACCCAGCTACAGGCCTAACCCGCGAACAGATCAGCCTTCGGGCTGGTGGCCGTTTGGCCGATCTGGCTCCAACCATCCTCGATTTGCTGGGCCTGCAAAAGGCCGCCGCCATGACCGGAACCAGCTTGATCGAACCCAAATAA
- a CDS encoding DUF1702 family protein, with amino-acid sequence MLLNRVWTYPLRLSPLEATFARRGFPIGDGQNQARLETIGKTFLQGYHAALDDQGLGQLRQQLEQIEPQLQGFAFEGAGMGLTILDQITPWNRQRVQTFLANEGQHQRYIIQVGVGWAVARMRWTLPKVVQALDPLLRWLVLDGYGFHQGYFAWHDSFIQHHYPKKFDAKQLAIFDQGLGRSLWFVTSSNPRMIANVISRFTHERQINLWAGIGLACAYAGSNNPEALHAIAELGATYSAAIAQGVTFAAKTRLHAGYIPEHSELACQILCQQSVAEAAATTDQVLPAVSQDGSIDAYQHWQELIRACYLKKEAIAV; translated from the coding sequence ATGTTGCTTAATCGTGTCTGGACGTATCCGCTGCGTCTCTCTCCGCTCGAAGCGACATTTGCACGGCGAGGGTTTCCCATCGGCGATGGGCAAAATCAAGCACGGCTTGAAACAATCGGCAAAACATTTTTGCAGGGCTATCACGCTGCGCTCGATGACCAAGGCTTAGGCCAGCTCAGACAGCAACTTGAGCAGATTGAGCCGCAATTGCAGGGTTTTGCCTTCGAGGGTGCAGGCATGGGCTTGACGATACTCGACCAAATTACGCCATGGAATCGCCAGCGCGTTCAGACATTTTTAGCCAATGAAGGCCAGCATCAACGCTACATTATTCAGGTTGGGGTTGGTTGGGCCGTCGCCCGCATGCGCTGGACGTTGCCAAAGGTTGTGCAAGCGCTTGACCCGCTCTTACGCTGGCTGGTGCTCGATGGCTATGGCTTTCATCAAGGCTATTTCGCTTGGCACGATTCGTTCATCCAACACCACTACCCTAAAAAATTCGATGCCAAACAATTGGCGATTTTTGACCAAGGGCTTGGCCGTAGTTTGTGGTTTGTCACAAGCTCCAACCCACGCATGATCGCCAATGTGATCAGCCGTTTTACCCACGAGCGCCAAATTAACCTCTGGGCCGGAATTGGCCTAGCTTGTGCCTACGCTGGCAGCAACAATCCCGAGGCCTTGCATGCCATCGCTGAATTGGGCGCGACCTACAGCGCCGCGATTGCCCAAGGGGTAACCTTCGCCGCTAAGACTCGTCTTCATGCTGGGTATATCCCTGAACATAGCGAGTTAGCCTGCCAGATTTTATGCCAGCAAAGCGTAGCTGAGGCGGCTGCCACTACCGATCAGGTACTACCTGCCGTCAGCCAAGATGGCTCAATCGATGCTTACCAGCATTGGCAGGAGTTGATTCGGGCTTGTTACTTGAAGAAAGAGGCCATTGCCGTATGA
- a CDS encoding CRTAC1 family protein: MKQTLLKYQTQLLAVAVLVGTFVVAQPPTLSQAEQADLSQSFGFAQQPLAPLAGHTQRFIRPVNPSLAHIDAWISSVGAAIALNDLDNDGLSNDICYVDTRIDHVVVQPAQASNARYPAFALDPSSLKYDASTMAPMGCLPSDINEDGMLDLIVYYWGRTPIIFVQQYQGANVDLSSQSYVTQELVTTGDRWFTNTGLVSDFDGDGHQDLLFANYFPDGAAILDAKSSRKQTMQASMSRAFNGGDKHFFLWQQTSAEQAPFVAVPDVLSGELNHGWTLALGTYDFNNDLLPELYIGNDFGPDRFLINRSTPGTIKLELAEGSGGFTIPTSKVLGHDSFKGMGVDFSDINSDQHPDIFVSNITTPFGLHESNFAYVSDPSAKLDQSELPDYTDQSEQLGFGRSGWAWDIKLADFNNDQRDEILQATGFVKGTINRWPELQELATGNDQLLADPASWPRFSAGDDIAGHQINPFFSQAADGRYYDLAKTLGFEPTVSRGIAVGDVDGDGKLDFASANQWEDSIFYHNTSQSSNQALGLRLRIANDGKANNITGFQPTSAAIPAIGAHVTVKLPDGRALTSQVDGGNGHSGKRSYDLHFGLGPLDPQTQLEVTVRWRGLDGSVQTSVVQLTPGNHTLVLGQ, encoded by the coding sequence ATGAAACAGACTTTGTTGAAGTATCAAACGCAGTTGCTGGCTGTTGCCGTGTTGGTTGGCACGTTTGTTGTGGCCCAACCACCAACGCTTTCACAAGCTGAACAAGCCGATTTGAGCCAAAGCTTTGGCTTTGCACAACAGCCACTTGCCCCATTGGCGGGCCATACCCAGCGCTTTATTCGCCCAGTTAATCCAAGTTTGGCCCATATTGATGCTTGGATCTCGTCGGTTGGGGCGGCGATTGCCCTCAACGATCTTGATAACGATGGCTTATCCAATGATATTTGTTATGTCGATACCCGAATTGATCACGTGGTGGTACAGCCTGCCCAAGCCAGCAACGCGCGTTATCCAGCCTTTGCGCTTGATCCAAGCAGCCTCAAATACGATGCCAGCACGATGGCTCCGATGGGATGTTTGCCCAGCGATATCAACGAAGATGGCATGCTCGACCTAATTGTCTATTACTGGGGTCGCACACCAATTATCTTTGTCCAGCAATATCAGGGTGCAAATGTCGATCTCAGCAGCCAAAGCTATGTTACCCAAGAGCTTGTAACCACGGGCGATCGCTGGTTTACCAACACTGGTTTGGTCAGCGATTTCGATGGCGATGGCCATCAAGATTTGCTGTTTGCCAATTATTTTCCTGATGGGGCAGCAATTCTCGATGCCAAATCGAGCCGCAAGCAAACCATGCAAGCCTCGATGTCCCGTGCATTCAACGGCGGCGATAAGCACTTTTTCCTTTGGCAGCAAACCAGTGCCGAGCAAGCGCCATTTGTCGCTGTACCCGACGTGCTCAGCGGCGAGTTGAACCATGGCTGGACATTGGCACTAGGAACCTACGATTTCAACAATGATCTCTTGCCAGAACTGTATATTGGCAACGATTTTGGCCCAGATCGTTTTTTAATCAACCGCTCAACGCCTGGCACGATCAAACTAGAACTGGCTGAGGGCAGTGGGGGCTTCACGATTCCCACATCCAAAGTGCTTGGCCACGATTCGTTCAAGGGCATGGGCGTTGATTTTAGCGATATTAATAGCGATCAGCACCCCGATATATTTGTGAGCAACATCACCACACCGTTTGGTTTGCACGAAAGCAATTTTGCTTATGTCAGCGACCCCAGCGCCAAACTCGATCAAAGTGAATTGCCCGATTACACCGACCAAAGCGAGCAGCTTGGTTTTGGGCGCAGTGGTTGGGCTTGGGATATTAAGCTAGCCGATTTCAACAACGATCAGCGCGACGAAATTTTGCAAGCAACCGGGTTTGTCAAAGGCACAATCAATCGTTGGCCCGAACTGCAAGAATTGGCAACAGGCAACGATCAATTGCTCGCCGACCCAGCCAGTTGGCCGCGCTTCAGTGCTGGCGATGATATTGCAGGCCATCAAATTAACCCATTTTTTAGCCAAGCCGCCGATGGCCGTTACTACGACCTTGCCAAAACCCTAGGCTTTGAGCCAACCGTCAGCCGTGGCATTGCAGTTGGCGATGTTGATGGCGATGGCAAGCTCGATTTTGCCTCAGCCAACCAATGGGAAGATTCGATCTTCTACCACAACACCAGTCAAAGCAGCAATCAAGCGCTTGGTTTACGCCTGCGGATTGCCAACGATGGCAAGGCCAACAACATTACAGGTTTTCAACCAACCAGCGCGGCGATTCCGGCGATTGGAGCGCATGTCACGGTCAAATTGCCCGATGGTCGCGCGCTCACGAGCCAAGTTGATGGCGGCAACGGCCATTCAGGCAAACGCAGCTACGATCTGCACTTTGGCTTAGGGCCGCTTGATCCACAAACCCAACTTGAAGTAACGGTGCGCTGGCGCGGGCTTGATGGTAGCGTCCAAACGAGTGTCGTTCAACTCACACCAGGTAATCATACCTTGGTACTTGGCCAATAA
- a CDS encoding enediyne biosynthesis protein UnbU, with translation MQTAVPDIRIMALRRFAIAISLLNILGRTIFGFEQPWSYVLAALATTYSLEIMFEVMLARQQKQQPNFMGGFGKLVDFLLPAHISGLAISMLLYSNQRVTPIIFAAAVAICSKILLRAPLGKGYRHFLNPSNFGITVTLLLFTSVASAPAYHFTENLYGVADLLLPLVIIISGSFLNINFTKRLPLIIGWVGGFVLQGLFAMFVTGHSLNASLLPMSSLAFALFTFYMITDPGTTPSRGWMQFAFGASVAAVYRLLIILHIPYTLFIALTLVCIVRGAYLHYHAWNTKRLAATQNQPNLASGAEA, from the coding sequence ATGCAAACCGCCGTTCCTGATATTCGAATTATGGCCTTGCGCCGTTTTGCCATCGCCATCAGCTTGCTAAATATTCTTGGTCGCACGATTTTTGGCTTTGAGCAGCCATGGTCGTATGTGCTGGCGGCCTTAGCAACCACCTATAGCCTGGAAATTATGTTTGAAGTGATGCTGGCTCGTCAGCAAAAACAGCAGCCTAATTTCATGGGTGGTTTTGGCAAATTGGTCGATTTTCTGTTGCCAGCCCACATTTCGGGCTTGGCAATTAGTATGTTGCTGTATTCGAATCAGCGGGTTACTCCAATTATTTTTGCTGCTGCTGTGGCAATTTGCTCCAAAATTTTGTTGCGTGCGCCGCTGGGCAAGGGCTATCGCCACTTTCTCAACCCATCGAATTTTGGGATTACCGTGACCTTGCTGCTGTTTACCTCGGTGGCTAGCGCTCCGGCCTACCATTTTACCGAAAATCTGTATGGTGTAGCCGATTTATTGCTGCCCTTGGTAATTATCATCAGCGGCTCGTTTTTGAACATCAATTTCACCAAACGCTTACCATTAATTATTGGCTGGGTTGGTGGGTTTGTGTTGCAAGGGCTATTTGCCATGTTCGTGACTGGGCATAGTTTGAATGCCTCACTCTTGCCGATGAGCAGTTTAGCCTTCGCCCTCTTTACCTTCTATATGATCACCGATCCAGGCACAACGCCCAGCCGTGGTTGGATGCAATTTGCCTTTGGCGCGAGCGTCGCGGCAGTTTATCGCCTATTGATCATTTTGCACATTCCCTACACGCTATTTATTGCCCTGACCTTGGTGTGTATTGTGCGTGGAGCCTATTTGCACTACCACGCTTGGAATACCAAACGCCTTGCAGCAACCCAAAATCAACCCAACCTAGCCTCAGGAGCAGAAGCATGA